Proteins from a single region of Theobroma cacao cultivar B97-61/B2 chromosome 10, Criollo_cocoa_genome_V2, whole genome shotgun sequence:
- the LOC18586860 gene encoding mitochondrial arginine transporter BAC2 — MDELLQNHLFATHAIAASGSVVFATALTYPLDTIKSLIQVGSSSSKQLTASQVINRVRALSGISGLYTGFEWLAWGKTFGLGARFGMYEVLTAFYKDGREDNYVYISEALMAGMAAGAVESLTSSPFELIKLRAQVTSASHFSRSTLVTENKAVVPAIARLLCGYTLDMRTLNHSVGMLSILNSKHPNMVSAIQEYPWMMTGSGRPPPVYDVRRPSQIISLEGWGALWRGLRSGVARDSIFGGIFFSTWQFLHRAMLDWKAVGMDPPPRYDEDIGPLSPLAVSLAAGFSGSVAAAVSHSFDTAKSRSQCVVLPKFISMERKLLKWKIPGKRFERITGIHPADRTLLYRGIWPRMARSGIASFVLVGSYYLSINYLVSSN; from the exons ATGGATGAGTTGTTGCAGAACCATTTGTTTGCAACTCATGCAATTGCCGCTTCAGGTTCTGTGGTATTCGCCACTGCCCTTACTTACCCTCTTGACACAATCAAATCACTTATTCAG GTTGGTTCAAGTTCCAGTAAGCAATTGACTGCCTCTCAGGTTATAAATCGAGTTCGAGCTTTGTCAGGAATTTCAG GTTTGTATACTGGCTTTGAGTGGTTGGCCTGGGGGAAAACTTTTGGTTTGGGAGCTCGCTTTGGAATGTATGAAGTTTTGACAGCCTTCTATAAAG ATGGTCGAGAAGACAATTATGTGTACATCTCCGAGGCCCTGATGGCAGGGATGGCAGCTGGTGCTGTGGAGTCACTGACAAGCTCCCCTTTTGAACTTATTAAACTTCGTGCACAAGTGACCTCTGCTTCTCACTTTTCAAGATCGACTCTAGTAACAGAAAATAAAGCTGTTGTGCCAGCAATTGCCCGATTACTGTGTGGATATACTCTAGACATGAGGACATTGAACCATTCGGTAGGAATGTTGTCCATTTTAAACAGCAAACATCCTAATATGGTCAGTGCCATACAAGAGTACCCTTGGATGATGACTGGGTCTGGGAGGCCACCACCAGTTTATGATGTTCGGAGGCCATCCCAAATCATTTCTTTGGAAGGATGGGGTGCATTATGGAGAGGCCTTCGTTCTGGAGTTGCTCGAGACTCTATATTTGGTGGCATATTCTTCTCTACTTGGCAATTTTTGCACCGAGCAATGCTAGACTGGAAGGCAGTTGGGATGGATCCCCCACCCAG GTATGATGAAGATATTGGTCCACTCTCCCCTTTAGCTGTTAGTCTTGCAGCAGGGTTTTCAGGATCAGTTGCTGCTGCTGTATCTCACAGTTTTGACACTGCCAAAAGTCGATCACAATGTGTAGTGTTGCCCAAG TTCATTTCAATGGAGAGAAAGCTTCTCAAGTGGAAAATACCAGGGAAAAGATTTGAGAGAATTACAGGGATTCACCCTGCTGACAGAACTCTTTTATATCGTGGTATTTGGCCGCGGATGGCTCGTAGTGGGATAGCATCATTCGTGTTAGTGGGAAGTTATTATTTGTCCATTAATTATCTTGTTTCAAGTAATTGA
- the LOC18586861 gene encoding uncharacterized protein LOC18586861, with the protein MKSVKGKFMKKLKSIKPVGYLKPDRVLQVFAIDGFIDSCPKTPNLNEQPKLFSKESEQDKIKESCVTVEQHPEVIDVVELMKDLEDDDEEMDWNDGVDDKENIRPTTKANIDVVVEKENVNFPVKLETGNRRQSTPLSEIDVSSFRKPDLNTCTLFDPNLLAAFEQAVKEHIKMSEEERKARIEQENLEKSENEPPQKTRRIDDDLVDVVVDDDDDNEGDPLLGFEEKCPPGGDGSVILYTTTLKGIRKTFEGCNSVRFLLESFRVIFYERDISMHTEYKEELWRILDGKVMPPRLFIKGRYIGGAEEVLTLHEQGKLKLLFQGIPADTSNAPCEGCAGVRFVLCFKCNGSHRIIADDGLSSKCLQCNENGLIICPICC; encoded by the coding sequence ATGAAGAGTGTGAAAGGAAAGTTTAtgaagaagctgaaatcaatCAAACCAGTTGGTTACCTAAAGCCAGATCGAGTTCTTCAAGTATTTGCAATTGATGGGTTCATTGATTCTTGTCCCAAGACCCCAAATCTCAATGAACAACCCAAGTTGTTCAGCAAAGAATCAGAGCAAGACAAGATTAAAGAGAGCTGTGTGACAGTTGAACAACATCCCGAAGTCATTGATGTAGTAGAGCTAATGAAAGATCTTGAAGACGACGATGAAGAAATGGATTGGAATGATGGGGTTGATGACAAAGAGAATATTAGGCCGACAACGAAGGCAAATATTGATGTAGTTGTTGAGAAAGAGAATGTGAATTTTCCCGTGAAACTTGAGACAGGGAATCGTAGGCAGAGCACCCCATTATCGGAGATTGATGTCTCCTCCTTTCGGAAGCCGGATTTGAACACTTGTACTCTCTTCGACCCTAACCTACTGGCTGCCTTTGAACAAGCTGTGAAGGAGCATATCAAGatgagtgaagaagaaagaaaagcaagAATTGAGCAAGAGAATCTTGAAAAGAGCGAAAACGAGCCCCCACAAAAGACTCGCCGCATAGATGATGACCTTGTTGATGTAGtcgttgatgatgatgatgataatgagGGTGATCCTCTTTTAGGTTTTGAAGAGAAGTGTCCTCCTGGAGGTGATGGATCAGTCATCCTTTACACGACGACTCTCAAAGGAATAAGAAAGACTTTCGAGGGTTGTAACAGCGTCAGGTTTCTATTGGAGAGTTTCAGGGTCATTTTCTATGAAAGAGATATATCGATGCATACAGAGTACAAGGAAGAGTTGTGGAGGATTTTGGATGGCAAAGTAATGCCTCCAAGGCTTTTCATAAAAGGGAGATATATTGGTGGAGCAGAAGAGGTTCTCACTTTGCATGAGCAAGGGAAGCTTAAGCTTCTCTTTCAAGGCATTCCTGCTGATACATCCAATGCCCCCTGTGAAGGCTGCGCCGGAGTTAGGTTTGTGCTTTGTTTCAAATGCAACGGCAGTCACAGGATCATTGCCGATGATGGGTTGTCCAGTAAATGCCTGCAGTGCAATGAGAATGGTTTGATTATTTGCCCCATTTGCTGCTGA